A section of the Verrucomicrobium sp. GAS474 genome encodes:
- a CDS encoding LLM class flavin-dependent oxidoreductase, protein MSSRRLPRFGIWAPHSGDWVYGPGERREARFELSKQVVLHAEKLGFESVLFAQHTIGASGNHESEVLEAWTACAAAAAVTSKIEIIAAIKPLLYHPCVLAKMALGIEDISNGRFALNFINGWSKPELVNSGIGFLEHGVRHSYGGEWLRIVRDLMEGKTVNYQSESFNVTDYTLRPAGIHRKRPYIYMGGESEPSRDLAAELVDTHLTRGRPLEEAAELVRDIARRPRSSGRPLDFGIAGFVGARPTDKEAKEFVASLEARLGTVDLVEETRRRELIDPKAQHVAKRPKEGDARRLGAGGGTAAGFIGSYDYVAQRIVDFYDVGLTTFLHSFSPLFEEQERFIHEVVPRVHSILKKRSDISYRELEAASA, encoded by the coding sequence ATGAGCAGCAGAAGACTTCCCCGTTTCGGCATCTGGGCACCCCACTCCGGCGATTGGGTCTACGGTCCCGGCGAGCGCCGCGAGGCCCGTTTCGAGCTTTCCAAACAGGTCGTCCTCCATGCCGAGAAACTGGGCTTCGAGTCGGTTCTCTTCGCGCAGCACACCATCGGCGCCTCGGGCAACCACGAGAGCGAGGTCCTCGAAGCCTGGACGGCCTGCGCGGCCGCGGCGGCGGTCACCTCGAAGATCGAGATCATCGCGGCCATCAAACCCCTCCTCTACCATCCCTGCGTCCTGGCGAAGATGGCCCTCGGCATCGAGGACATCAGCAACGGACGCTTCGCCCTCAATTTCATCAACGGCTGGTCGAAGCCCGAGCTCGTCAACTCCGGCATCGGCTTCCTCGAGCACGGTGTCCGGCACTCCTACGGCGGCGAGTGGCTCCGCATCGTCCGAGACCTCATGGAGGGAAAGACCGTCAATTACCAGAGCGAGAGCTTCAACGTCACCGACTACACGCTGCGTCCCGCCGGGATTCACCGGAAGCGGCCCTACATCTACATGGGCGGCGAATCGGAGCCCTCGCGCGATCTCGCCGCCGAGCTCGTCGACACCCATCTCACCCGCGGCCGTCCGCTCGAGGAGGCCGCCGAGCTGGTGCGGGATATCGCCCGGCGTCCCCGCAGCAGCGGAAGGCCGCTCGACTTCGGCATCGCCGGTTTCGTCGGCGCGCGGCCCACGGACAAGGAGGCGAAGGAATTCGTCGCCTCGCTCGAGGCGCGCCTCGGGACCGTCGATCTCGTCGAGGAGACCCGTCGCCGGGAACTCATCGACCCGAAAGCCCAGCACGTTGCCAAGCGTCCCAAGGAGGGCGACGCCCGACGCCTCGGAGCCGGGGGCGGCACCGCCGCCGGTTTCATCGGCAGCTACGACTACGTGGCGCAGCGCATCGTCGATTTCTACGACGTCGGCCTCACCACGTTCCTCCATTCCTTCTCCCCTCTCTTCGAGGAGCAGGAGCGGTTCATCCACGAAGTCGTCCCCCGCGTCCATTCGATCCTCAAGAAGCGAAGCGACATCTCCTATCGGGAACTCGAGGCCGCTTCGGCCTGA
- a CDS encoding NAD(P)/FAD-dependent oxidoreductase: MTALPGIDIEFHPRNPDIGARRALKVLGADPQNWVLPAAGLDHDVLIIGGGQVGIATAFALRRSGVPNVSVIDEAEEGGAGVWLTRARMVTLRTPKTAPGPELGIPELSFQYWYEALHGEAAFAAIGRIARTDWAEYLKWYQKIVAVPVRHRVRLLKIESGEPFLRVRLLDNGVEKVETARKIVFATGMSGTGGPYVPPIISRNLPRSLYAHTADEIDFEALRGKYVAVLGAATSALDVAATALEAGAAEVHLFYRRADLAGTLKGGAARGLRTAPGVVDNYQYLPDRDRWHLHFEQTSGGAVTPFDSVLRAAKFPNFRLHFNAPWNSVREEGGKVAIEAGDGSFLFDFAIAGTGYQYDPATRPEFEPIAKDIALWRDVYRPPVHEASENMGSFPYLGPAYELTEKEPGKAPYLRNIHTPSGAARLSFGRPVGDVPGLRHEIPRLVSALVRDLFFSDYRNQFQVLDAKPSSKGPTEFDRSKYEHAIWRHPAVEAEAAAPLPV, translated from the coding sequence ATGACCGCCCTGCCTGGCATCGATATTGAATTTCATCCCCGCAACCCTGATATCGGAGCTCGTCGGGCCCTGAAAGTCCTGGGGGCCGATCCTCAGAACTGGGTCCTTCCCGCCGCCGGGCTCGATCATGATGTCCTCATCATCGGGGGAGGGCAGGTCGGCATCGCCACGGCCTTCGCCCTCCGTCGCTCGGGCGTGCCGAACGTCAGCGTGATCGACGAGGCCGAGGAAGGCGGTGCCGGGGTCTGGCTGACCCGGGCGCGGATGGTGACGCTCCGCACGCCGAAGACCGCGCCGGGACCCGAACTCGGCATTCCCGAGCTGAGTTTTCAATATTGGTACGAGGCGCTTCACGGCGAGGCGGCCTTCGCCGCCATCGGCCGGATCGCCCGGACCGATTGGGCGGAGTACCTCAAATGGTACCAGAAGATCGTCGCCGTTCCCGTCCGGCACCGCGTCCGGCTCCTGAAGATCGAATCGGGCGAGCCCTTCCTACGCGTCCGTCTCCTCGACAACGGCGTCGAGAAGGTCGAGACCGCCCGGAAGATCGTCTTCGCCACGGGAATGAGCGGGACCGGCGGACCTTATGTCCCGCCGATCATTTCCCGAAACCTGCCGCGCAGCCTCTACGCCCACACGGCCGATGAGATCGATTTCGAGGCGTTGCGGGGGAAGTACGTCGCCGTTCTCGGCGCGGCCACCTCGGCCCTCGATGTCGCCGCCACGGCCCTGGAGGCCGGTGCCGCCGAGGTCCATCTCTTCTATCGACGGGCCGACCTGGCCGGCACGCTGAAGGGCGGCGCGGCGCGCGGCCTGCGGACGGCCCCGGGCGTGGTCGACAACTACCAATATCTCCCTGACCGGGACCGGTGGCATCTCCATTTCGAGCAGACGAGCGGCGGTGCCGTCACGCCGTTCGATTCGGTCCTCCGGGCGGCGAAATTTCCGAACTTCCGCCTCCACTTCAACGCCCCTTGGAACTCGGTCCGCGAGGAGGGCGGAAAAGTCGCCATCGAAGCCGGGGACGGCTCCTTCCTCTTCGATTTCGCCATCGCGGGCACCGGCTACCAATACGATCCGGCCACCCGGCCGGAGTTCGAGCCCATCGCCAAGGACATCGCCCTCTGGCGCGATGTCTATCGGCCCCCGGTTCACGAGGCTTCCGAGAACATGGGCTCGTTCCCCTACCTCGGCCCCGCCTATGAGCTGACGGAAAAGGAGCCGGGCAAGGCTCCCTACCTCCGGAACATCCATACCCCGAGCGGCGCGGCGCGGCTCAGCTTCGGCCGGCCCGTGGGCGATGTCCCCGGCCTTCGCCACGAGATTCCGCGCCTCGTCTCGGCCCTCGTCCGCGATCTCTTCTTCAGCGATTACCGGAACCAGTTCCAGGTCCTCGACGCGAAACCCTCGTCGAAGGGCCCGACCGAATTCGACCGCTCGAAGTACGAGCACGCGATCTGGCGTCATCCGGCAGTCGAGGCCGAGGCCGCCGCGCCCCTGCCTGTTTGA
- a CDS encoding TetR/AcrR family transcriptional regulator, with product MSENSELPEVKPKKTDPRIVRTKQLLSQALTGLLGEGCFEDITIQDILERSTVNRATFYAHFEDKDTLLHFTLSTLFERILHERLAPNAVAGERNLELLLLALCDFFGHLARCTKLRTVQANPRVEAAIKPIVHNVIAGWFRHHPQGGFDAAIEASTLSWMICGSAIQWHRWNREHEPIPANTFVRKMLPALLLRMEPLLGRVSPRPPAQSDRILPALGLQYAYTDESGMI from the coding sequence ATGTCGGAAAATAGCGAACTGCCTGAAGTCAAGCCCAAGAAAACTGACCCGCGCATCGTCCGGACCAAGCAACTTCTCTCGCAGGCCCTCACCGGCCTCTTGGGAGAAGGGTGCTTCGAGGACATCACGATCCAGGACATTCTCGAACGCTCGACCGTGAACCGGGCGACGTTCTACGCCCACTTCGAGGACAAGGACACCCTCCTTCACTTCACCCTCAGCACCCTCTTCGAGCGGATCCTCCACGAGCGCCTGGCGCCCAACGCGGTGGCGGGCGAGCGGAACCTCGAACTCCTTCTCCTCGCTCTCTGCGACTTCTTCGGCCATCTCGCCCGCTGCACGAAGCTCCGCACCGTCCAGGCGAACCCGCGCGTCGAAGCGGCGATCAAGCCGATCGTCCACAACGTCATCGCCGGCTGGTTCCGCCATCATCCCCAAGGCGGCTTCGACGCCGCGATCGAGGCCTCGACGTTAAGCTGGATGATCTGCGGCTCCGCGATCCAGTGGCACCGCTGGAACCGGGAGCACGAACCCATCCCGGCCAATACGTTCGTCAGGAAGATGCTTCCCGCCCTCCTGCTCCGCATGGAGCCCCTCCTCGGACGCGTCTCGCCGCGGCCCCCCGCGCAGAGTGACCGCATCCTTCCCGCCCTGGGCCTTCAGTACGCCTACACCGACGAATCGGGCATGATCTAA
- a CDS encoding TonB-dependent receptor: MKPRLKTLAAVGLSALLCMHGQAYGQTAPAAPAQPPSTSADSAGEKKKDSTKLDTVVIVDSDLTPVDVAAHDLLATPGATSLIRQEDTLKGRTSNLADTLRLQPGVLAQSNNGGEQTRLSIRGSGISRGPSMVPQGIQYLISGQTVKSATGYPITAPLEAWAMNYVEVYRGQSAFAEYGPLTVGGAINFVTKTGYDASPFAVRSEVGSDGYFKEQASSGLVSGPFDYYVSTSHLDYDGYRDHSRNSTTRAIANVGWQVTPDFSTRLNVEWSQEVQQNPGNLTLNQLTRNPQQSATPTYVPLRKDPEGVQVISNSTLRIDNDSTLSWGGLLQKTPNNNPGTPTNSSEFDQYAANGNAHYKRTDLLFGDLESHSTLTVINNNVLPSDVRYMNSAGVTTSKTYYSGNDAAVVLNEDLQVLPSFWITPGIAGLYSHRGAHADVMSTSGRINVNRDYFDFAPNLGLRYEFTPQSQVYLNAGRTVEAPYQGAFIQTTGVTSTPNNALYPKEQVSDTLELGTKGSEGIFQWDVALYRSWIEHELLTFLVAPGTTNTATATLNGNQTIHEGVEFGLGTILWHEDAPAKGKGARDRDPKSGPQPQEDKPSSLWAEQPDDHRAPHRLILQQAYTYNHFYFDNDPVYQSKSIAGIPVHVYQAELRYEHWSGFHVGPTVESTFVHYAGDFANTVFAPAYTIYGLRAGYTPPGQKWEIFFQADNLTDKTYVSVTSPIPNAKGIDSALYAPGAGRNVTGGFSFSF; encoded by the coding sequence ATGAAGCCCAGATTGAAGACCCTCGCAGCGGTCGGCCTGTCGGCCCTCCTCTGCATGCACGGCCAGGCATACGGCCAAACCGCGCCTGCCGCCCCCGCCCAGCCCCCCTCGACGAGCGCCGATAGCGCCGGCGAAAAGAAGAAAGACTCCACGAAGCTCGATACCGTCGTCATCGTCGACAGCGACCTCACCCCCGTCGATGTCGCCGCCCACGATCTCCTGGCCACGCCCGGGGCCACCAGCCTCATCCGGCAGGAGGATACACTCAAGGGCCGCACCTCGAACCTTGCCGACACGCTCCGGCTCCAACCCGGCGTCCTCGCCCAGTCGAACAACGGCGGCGAGCAGACGCGCCTCTCGATCCGCGGCTCCGGCATTTCCCGCGGCCCCTCGATGGTCCCCCAGGGCATCCAGTACCTCATCAGCGGCCAGACCGTGAAGAGCGCCACCGGCTACCCGATCACGGCCCCCCTCGAGGCTTGGGCGATGAACTACGTCGAGGTCTACCGGGGCCAGAGCGCCTTCGCCGAGTACGGCCCCCTGACGGTCGGCGGCGCGATCAACTTCGTGACGAAGACCGGCTATGATGCCTCGCCCTTCGCCGTCCGCTCCGAAGTCGGCAGCGACGGCTACTTCAAGGAACAGGCCAGCTCCGGCCTGGTGAGCGGCCCGTTCGACTACTACGTCAGCACCTCTCACCTCGACTACGACGGCTATCGCGACCACTCGCGCAACTCGACGACGCGGGCCATCGCCAACGTCGGCTGGCAGGTCACGCCCGACTTCTCCACCCGCCTCAACGTCGAGTGGAGCCAGGAGGTCCAGCAGAATCCGGGCAACCTGACGCTGAACCAGCTGACGCGGAATCCCCAGCAGAGCGCGACGCCCACCTACGTCCCCCTGCGGAAGGACCCCGAGGGAGTCCAGGTCATCAGCAATTCGACGCTGCGGATCGACAACGATTCGACGCTCTCCTGGGGCGGCCTCCTGCAGAAGACGCCGAACAACAATCCCGGCACGCCGACGAATTCGAGCGAGTTCGACCAGTATGCCGCCAACGGCAACGCCCACTACAAGCGGACCGACCTCCTCTTCGGCGACCTGGAGAGCCACTCGACGCTCACCGTCATCAACAACAACGTCCTCCCCTCCGACGTCCGCTACATGAACTCGGCCGGGGTGACGACCTCGAAGACCTACTACTCCGGCAACGATGCCGCCGTGGTCCTCAACGAGGACTTGCAGGTGCTGCCGAGCTTCTGGATCACCCCCGGGATCGCCGGCCTCTACTCCCATCGCGGCGCCCACGCCGACGTGATGTCGACCAGCGGCCGCATCAACGTGAACCGGGATTACTTCGACTTCGCCCCGAACCTCGGCCTCCGCTACGAGTTCACCCCCCAGAGCCAGGTCTACCTCAACGCGGGGCGGACCGTCGAGGCCCCCTACCAGGGCGCCTTCATCCAGACGACGGGCGTCACCTCGACACCGAACAACGCTCTCTACCCGAAGGAACAGGTCTCCGACACGCTCGAACTCGGGACGAAGGGGAGCGAGGGGATCTTCCAATGGGACGTCGCCCTCTACCGGTCGTGGATCGAGCACGAACTGCTCACCTTCCTCGTCGCCCCCGGCACGACGAACACGGCCACGGCGACGCTCAACGGGAACCAGACGATCCACGAGGGCGTCGAATTCGGCCTCGGCACGATCCTCTGGCACGAGGACGCGCCCGCCAAGGGCAAGGGTGCCCGGGACCGCGATCCGAAGAGCGGCCCGCAGCCGCAGGAAGACAAGCCCTCCTCCCTCTGGGCGGAGCAGCCTGACGACCACCGCGCCCCGCACCGGCTGATCCTCCAGCAGGCCTATACCTACAACCACTTCTACTTCGACAACGATCCGGTCTACCAGAGCAAGTCGATCGCGGGCATTCCGGTCCACGTCTATCAGGCCGAATTGCGGTATGAGCATTGGAGCGGGTTCCATGTCGGCCCGACCGTCGAGTCGACCTTCGTCCACTACGCGGGGGACTTCGCCAACACGGTCTTCGCTCCGGCCTATACCATCTACGGCCTTCGGGCGGGTTACACTCCCCCCGGCCAGAAATGGGAGATCTTCTTCCAGGCCGACAACCTGACCGACAAGACCTACGTTTCCGTCACCTCGCCGATCCCGAACGCCAAGGGCATTGACAGCGCCCTCTACGCCCCCGGCGCGGGCCGCAACGTCACCGGCGGTTTCTCGTTCTCCTTCTAA
- a CDS encoding ABC transporter substrate-binding protein — MSIALAEAPKSTSVPAKSNSQPQSLTEAYYTICPVFTASNIAVELGWFDEEFARAGAQAIYLRSLKNNHGFLPHFTHSLPNLFRDGGAIPPLQAKADLSDTTLVGLTWGQRGGVIVVKSASRIRRIADLKGRRIGLFRSLNSGKVDFHRATSHRGILLALELADLSAKDAELVDLDEADAFNLPVANKPSEVWPVRRRQNPVLEDKEVLALRDGKIDALYVNAARAEVLVNTGEYTVIEDLSRRPDWTLQVANGPYPITVSTPFAKEHPEVVVAFLRASIRAGRWANSHRSAAAEIFTRVTASENPALIEQLIADIDFVPSLSPLNLAAIGLQQDFLREHGYQKGNVDIAKWADSSYLEKAHRSF, encoded by the coding sequence ATGAGCATTGCTCTTGCCGAAGCCCCCAAATCGACTTCCGTGCCCGCGAAGTCCAATTCCCAGCCCCAGTCCCTGACCGAGGCCTATTACACGATCTGCCCTGTCTTCACGGCGTCGAATATCGCCGTCGAGCTCGGCTGGTTCGATGAAGAATTCGCCCGTGCCGGAGCCCAGGCGATCTACCTCCGTTCCCTCAAGAACAACCACGGCTTCCTGCCCCACTTCACCCACAGCCTCCCGAACCTCTTTCGCGATGGCGGCGCGATCCCGCCGCTCCAGGCGAAGGCCGACCTCTCCGACACCACCCTCGTCGGCCTCACCTGGGGTCAGCGCGGCGGCGTCATCGTCGTGAAGAGCGCTTCCCGCATCCGCCGCATCGCCGATCTCAAGGGCCGCCGCATCGGCCTCTTCCGCAGCCTGAACAGCGGCAAGGTCGACTTCCATCGCGCCACTTCCCACCGGGGCATTCTCCTGGCCCTCGAGCTGGCGGACCTCTCGGCGAAGGACGCCGAACTCGTCGACCTCGACGAGGCGGACGCCTTCAATCTGCCGGTCGCGAACAAGCCGTCCGAGGTCTGGCCGGTTCGCCGCCGCCAGAACCCCGTTCTGGAAGACAAGGAAGTCCTCGCCCTGCGCGACGGCAAGATCGACGCCCTCTACGTCAACGCGGCGCGCGCCGAAGTCCTCGTCAACACGGGTGAATACACCGTGATCGAGGACCTCTCCCGCCGTCCCGACTGGACACTCCAGGTGGCCAACGGGCCGTATCCGATCACCGTCAGCACGCCCTTCGCCAAGGAACATCCCGAGGTCGTCGTCGCGTTCCTCCGCGCCTCGATCCGCGCCGGACGCTGGGCCAACTCCCATCGCTCCGCCGCGGCCGAGATCTTCACCCGCGTCACCGCGAGCGAGAACCCGGCGCTGATCGAGCAGCTCATCGCCGATATCGACTTCGTCCCGTCGCTCTCGCCGCTGAACCTGGCCGCGATCGGCCTCCAGCAGGACTTCCTCCGCGAGCACGGCTACCAGAAGGGCAATGTCGACATCGCCAAGTGGGCCGACTCGAGCTACCTCGAGAAGGCGCACCGTTCCTTCTAA
- a CDS encoding ABC transporter substrate-binding protein, whose product MKALFSSTLLLLAAAALPVFAEDLPQTIRFGEMAIPFVKEPEGKLSGTSLVALAGQLGYWDEEFGPQGPKIVQTFYAGTGIAENEALAQGDLDFANCGGIPIVIGLTGKVPAKIVLVKRSVGAGNVTDIAVRPDSPIKTVDDLRGKRIAIHKGTNYYQILILVLKRHGIEEKDVTIANLSTPEALAAFNAGAVDAVFGGVNILALEAQGKARLLESPDDHKQEASTWGTLVTDRFEKAHPETTGRVIKVLVKTAAWASREENRAPLLAFLQARSAGAAFVPREFEGPLKERFNPLLDDLSLQTFRDGIAFAAEHKLVKAKVDEAVLRTWFIKPDYQRQAIKDLGLDGYWTLVGEGQSASLGKN is encoded by the coding sequence ATGAAAGCCCTTTTTTCCTCAACCCTTCTCCTTCTTGCCGCCGCGGCTCTTCCGGTCTTTGCCGAGGATCTTCCCCAAACCATCCGCTTCGGCGAAATGGCGATTCCCTTCGTCAAGGAGCCCGAGGGGAAGCTGAGCGGGACCAGCCTCGTCGCCTTGGCGGGGCAGCTCGGCTACTGGGACGAGGAGTTCGGCCCGCAGGGACCGAAGATCGTCCAGACCTTCTATGCCGGAACGGGCATCGCCGAAAACGAGGCCCTGGCCCAGGGCGACCTCGATTTCGCCAACTGCGGCGGTATCCCGATCGTCATCGGCCTCACCGGCAAGGTTCCGGCCAAGATCGTCCTCGTGAAGCGCTCCGTCGGCGCGGGGAACGTCACCGACATCGCCGTCCGTCCCGATTCCCCGATCAAGACCGTCGACGACCTGCGCGGCAAGCGGATCGCCATCCACAAGGGGACGAATTACTACCAGATCCTCATCCTTGTCCTGAAGCGGCACGGCATCGAGGAGAAGGACGTCACCATCGCGAATCTTTCGACCCCCGAAGCTCTCGCCGCCTTCAACGCCGGGGCCGTCGATGCCGTCTTCGGCGGGGTGAACATCCTCGCCCTCGAGGCCCAGGGCAAGGCCCGCCTCCTCGAGAGTCCCGACGATCACAAGCAGGAGGCGAGCACCTGGGGCACCCTCGTCACTGACCGCTTCGAGAAGGCCCATCCCGAGACGACCGGGCGTGTCATCAAGGTCCTCGTCAAGACCGCCGCGTGGGCTTCCCGCGAGGAGAACCGCGCCCCCCTCCTCGCTTTCCTCCAGGCCCGCAGCGCCGGTGCGGCGTTCGTGCCCCGGGAGTTCGAGGGGCCGCTCAAGGAACGCTTCAACCCGCTCCTCGATGACCTCTCCCTCCAGACGTTCCGCGACGGCATTGCCTTCGCCGCCGAGCACAAATTGGTCAAAGCCAAGGTTGACGAGGCGGTCTTGCGGACTTGGTTCATCAAGCCCGACTATCAAAGGCAGGCGATCAAGGACCTCGGTCTCGACGGCTATTGGACGCTGGTCGGAGAGGGTCAATCGGCCTCTCTCGGTAAAAACTAA
- a CDS encoding ABC transporter permease subunit, producing MSPAAALRHPFVRGLVPVALLLGLWQVSVALGWVGPLVLVSFPALFRAAADPAIGGALLDGLAASGLRLAEGASIGIAGGLFFGVGLGVSRLTDRVFGPGFHAFRQVAIFAWIPLLTAWFGNGDLSKIVFVALAAFGPVAMGAFEGVKNVPSSYVEVGRVLCFSRGRLLWRIVLPAAAPAIFTGLQLALIFSWFATVGAEYLIGGLTTGIGTLVMKGREEMRTDVVLLGIIAIALTGLGVNGLLRLLSRRLFAGRVSA from the coding sequence ATGAGCCCCGCCGCCGCCCTGCGCCATCCGTTCGTTCGCGGTCTTGTTCCCGTGGCGCTCCTGCTCGGCCTCTGGCAGGTCTCCGTTGCTCTCGGATGGGTCGGCCCGCTCGTCCTCGTTTCCTTCCCCGCTCTCTTCCGGGCGGCCGCCGACCCCGCCATCGGCGGGGCACTTCTCGACGGCCTTGCCGCCAGCGGACTGCGCCTCGCCGAAGGGGCCTCCATCGGGATCGCCGGAGGGCTTTTCTTCGGCGTCGGCCTCGGTGTCTCCCGTCTCACCGACCGAGTCTTCGGCCCCGGCTTTCACGCCTTCCGGCAGGTCGCCATCTTTGCGTGGATCCCTCTCCTCACCGCTTGGTTCGGCAACGGCGATCTCTCGAAGATCGTTTTCGTCGCCTTGGCCGCCTTCGGCCCCGTGGCGATGGGGGCCTTCGAGGGGGTGAAGAACGTCCCCTCGTCCTATGTCGAGGTTGGCCGGGTTCTCTGCTTCTCCCGGGGACGCCTCCTATGGCGGATCGTTCTGCCCGCCGCCGCTCCGGCGATCTTCACCGGCCTCCAGCTCGCCCTCATTTTTTCGTGGTTCGCCACCGTGGGCGCCGAGTACCTCATCGGCGGCCTCACCACGGGCATCGGCACCCTTGTCATGAAGGGGCGGGAGGAGATGCGGACCGACGTGGTCCTCCTCGGCATCATCGCCATTGCCCTCACGGGCCTCGGGGTGAACGGCCTCCTTCGGCTTCTTTCCCGAAGACTTTTCGCCGGACGGGTCTCGGCCTGA
- a CDS encoding ABC transporter permease, which yields MEQTLTKPRQPEPVRLGPAPTTASRPRRRRKADRWERIASAPGLGFLVPLLVLGIWSLASAREWLPPNILPSPVAVAHSFADLISGGDLLSNLGTSLLRVLKGFLLGGSIGLVLGCAMGFSPVVESWIGPLFRAIAQIPSIALIPLLIQFLGIDEALKLFIMAKSCAIPITFTSSDGIRNIPVQYIEVGKVLRLRRRTILRRVILPGALPSLFTGIRQGLSHVWVSLVAVEILASTEGIGYLMSWGRQIFQLDQVFVCIVVIGLVGFLFDFGLRRAEARLLRWKGEAA from the coding sequence TTGGAACAGACCCTGACAAAGCCGCGGCAGCCCGAGCCCGTTCGTCTCGGTCCCGCCCCGACGACGGCTTCCCGTCCCCGGAGGAGGCGGAAGGCGGATCGGTGGGAGCGCATCGCCTCCGCGCCGGGCCTCGGTTTTCTCGTCCCGCTCCTCGTCCTCGGGATCTGGTCCTTGGCGTCGGCCCGGGAATGGCTTCCCCCGAACATCCTCCCGTCCCCCGTCGCCGTCGCCCACAGCTTCGCCGACCTCATCTCCGGCGGCGATCTCCTCTCGAATCTCGGCACGAGCCTCCTCCGCGTCCTCAAGGGCTTCCTGCTCGGCGGGAGCATCGGCCTCGTCCTCGGCTGCGCCATGGGATTTTCTCCGGTGGTCGAAAGCTGGATCGGCCCCCTTTTCCGGGCCATCGCGCAGATCCCCTCGATCGCGCTCATCCCGCTCCTCATCCAGTTCCTCGGCATCGACGAGGCCCTCAAGCTCTTCATCATGGCGAAGTCCTGCGCCATCCCGATCACCTTCACCTCGTCGGACGGCATCCGGAACATCCCCGTCCAATACATCGAGGTGGGGAAGGTCCTCCGCCTCCGCCGCCGGACGATCCTGCGCCGGGTGATCCTCCCCGGGGCTCTTCCCTCCCTCTTTACCGGCATCCGGCAGGGGCTTTCCCATGTCTGGGTCTCCCTGGTCGCCGTCGAGATCCTCGCCTCGACGGAGGGAATCGGTTACCTCATGTCGTGGGGGAGGCAGATCTTCCAGCTTGACCAGGTATTCGTCTGCATCGTCGTCATCGGCCTCGTCGGATTCCTGTTCGATTTCGGCCTCCGTCGGGCCGAGGCCCGGCTCCTTCGCTGGAAGGGGGAGGCAGCATGA
- a CDS encoding ABC transporter ATP-binding protein, producing the protein MGNISQVLTDPSSAPAREKGGSLELRGVGKSYRVDGADLEVLRGIDLTVGRGEFVTFVGASGCGKSTILRLIVGLDDDYDGEILLDDRPIAGPGLERSLVFQEHRLLPWLTVEENVALALDAFPIPEKEKARTVQEHIALVGLAGFERAYPRQLSGGMSQRAAIARGLVAQPELLLLDEPLGALDSLTRTYLQNELLRIWRQERVTMVMVTHDVEEAVFLSDKIVILAPRPGRIERVIPVDLPHPRNRIDSAFAEIRHRVLAELLHLTRTPQPPPAKGIYQI; encoded by the coding sequence ATGGGGAATATTTCGCAAGTCCTGACCGACCCTTCCTCCGCGCCCGCGCGCGAGAAGGGAGGATCCCTCGAGTTGCGCGGCGTCGGCAAGAGCTACCGGGTCGATGGGGCCGACCTCGAAGTCCTCCGCGGCATCGATCTCACCGTGGGCCGCGGCGAGTTCGTCACTTTCGTCGGGGCGTCGGGCTGCGGCAAGTCGACCATCCTCCGGCTCATCGTCGGCCTCGACGACGACTACGACGGGGAGATCCTCCTCGACGACCGTCCCATCGCGGGGCCCGGCCTCGAACGGAGTCTCGTCTTCCAGGAACACCGGCTCCTGCCGTGGCTCACCGTCGAGGAGAACGTCGCGCTGGCCCTCGATGCCTTCCCCATTCCGGAGAAGGAGAAGGCGCGGACCGTCCAGGAGCACATCGCCCTCGTCGGCCTCGCCGGGTTCGAGCGGGCCTACCCGCGCCAGCTCTCCGGCGGCATGTCCCAGCGGGCCGCCATCGCCCGGGGGCTCGTCGCGCAGCCCGAACTCCTCCTCCTCGACGAGCCCCTCGGCGCGCTCGATTCCCTCACCCGAACCTACCTCCAGAACGAGCTTCTCCGCATCTGGCGGCAGGAGCGGGTGACGATGGTCATGGTGACCCACGACGTCGAGGAGGCCGTTTTCCTGAGCGACAAGATCGTCATCCTCGCCCCCCGGCCCGGACGCATCGAGCGGGTGATCCCCGTCGATCTCCCCCATCCCCGGAACCGGATCGATTCGGCCTTTGCCGAGATCCGCCATCGCGTCCTCGCGGAGTTGCTCCACCTCACGCGGACGCCGCAACCCCCGCCCGCGAAGGGCATTTACCAAATTTGA